In Carassius auratus strain Wakin chromosome 41, ASM336829v1, whole genome shotgun sequence, the DNA window ATGGTGAGTTTTGCTTTGTGTGTAACAGGACTCTttagctgcagaaattgaaggaACCATGAGAAAAGAGATTCATTTGTCTGATCCAGACGTAGAGGAACAAAGGTGTGTTAGTGTTTCATTTCCTGTCCTGCCTATGTCCCATATCCTGCTTGAGTTAACGAGTCAGACTCCGTTTCAGTTTCAgagcaatataaatatatattagaatctCTGTTACAAGGCattgtatgtttaaaatattttcctactatatattttttttatcaatttagctTACTGGTTAAAGATCTGAGCAGATAATCCAATGGTTGTAGGTCCAAATCGTCTAAGGATGGCACTGTAATCAATCTGAACTGCTTAAGGAGAGTAAGGATAGAGAGAATAAACCTCGATCGTTTCGCATGAACCTCTGTACATTCTTGTCTTCTCTTTTTGTTCAGGTTGTACCCTAAACGTGTCTTTGAGACAGTGCGTAACATCAACCAGACTGTTCGGCAGCGTTCCATGGGCCCATCCCCCATGAACATCCCAGGGTCCAATCAGACATCCTGCATGAATTCCAGGCATCCTAGTTGTCTGAGCACACCCCGTTCAAGCATGTATGGAGGGGACGGTGTTGAAATGGACAACCGCACTAACAGTATGCTAATGGAAACCCTGTCACATCAGGACAGGTAAGAGCATCAAACGTGGTTTTAAACCATAAATATTTCAGCAGCATGATAGAACACAGTGTGTTTTCTTAACTATAGTTGTatagacaattttttttctatttgattacTAATTCTAATAAGTTACAATCTACACTATtgtaattagttaaaaaaatttaataaaagataataactgagcaccaaatcagtatagtAGATTGATTTCTGGATAATAATGTGTCACTGAAGATTTCCATCTCAGGGatgaattatttataaaatgtattacagccgaatatatatatatataaaagagagagagagagagagagagaatatcatATATTGCAGTTATACTGTGACATGAAAGTAATTATCAGCTTATATATTTGCACAGGCAAGAATTACTATATATTGATATGTTGGCACTATTTATATTAAGACAATAGAAGTCGTTAcatttaggtgtgtgtgtgggtgtgtgtgtgtaagttcgTCATTAGTGGACATTGGACCACACTGTATTGTTTGAATGTTTGTCTGTAATATTTGTTTCATCTCTGATGACTCCAACAGAAAGCCTGGCATGCCTGGCACACCCGGCTCTCGTGACCTGGAGGCAGCACTGCGTCGTCTTTCCCTTCGACGAGACAACTACATTAGCGAGCAGCGTTTCTTTGAGGAGGAGAGAGAGCGTAAACTCAACGCCCTGGCAGAAGAGAAGAGCGAATTGTACGAGGAGAGACATGGTGGGAGTGGCAGTGAAGACGGCGGCCCCCTCACTCCGGCAGAAAGCATCATGTCTCTGGGCACCCTGCACTCAGTTTACTCCATCTACAGCACCCGATCCTACCTGCCGGAGAAACTCCAGATCGTCAAGCCACTGGAAGGTGACCGAGCCAAGTCCAGGCCTTTCAGCCTCTCGTTGTTTGATGCTCTGTGGGCATTAATGCACCAAAGTGCTGAAGACCTGTCTACACAACACTCCTTCTATTTCAGACACACACAACCTCGCTGCTGGTTTGAGATTTAGACACGTCACACTATAtacacactactggtcaaaagtctGGAATGTagaagatgtttttttatgtttcttaaagtctcttatgctcaccaaggctatgtttttaagaaatgcaattaaaaacagTAGTACTatgaaatgttataaattaaaaataactattttctatttggttttcagcagccatatgctattattatcaatgttgaaaatatatatttttgctgcttaatatttttgtggaaaccttgatgcACTGCCactaagttaaataaaataaaaagaagaaagaaagaaatactcatttctaaaaatgctttaaattaaaatatttataaatacatttataatgttataaaatatttttattgtaataaaaaacacTTCTAATTGATAatcaaatttcacaatattacacacataccacaaatgttttttttttttttttttttttttgctgcatataaccgatcatataaatgcagtcttgctgagcataagagactttttaaaaacataaaaacgagttattcaaaaaaaaaatttgtgtgtgtatatatatacacacacatacatacacccatatatatatatatatatatatatatatatatatatatatatatacacacacacacatacacacacaagcgcGCGTGCGCAAATATAACAGCATTTGAAAATTAGGATTTAATGTGAGGAGCACAGCTCTATCCATGATGCACTTTATattctatatttgtttttgtttttttggtggttgttgtttttttcatagaggtactatttaaaaaattgtgtttttcgATTACAAAATTTTAGAAACATGCTTCTTTAAAGCTTATCTTTCACTAATTGTTTTTGTGAAGTTTATTATCTTCATGTCAACAGGGTCACTGAATTAATTTATCTTTGAAAAATAGGGCTGCAACAGATTGCCATGTTCTTTAGTTTTAGATAAGTGTTAACTGTAAACCACTCACAGCTTTATGATTCATAATCATATTTCTAGCGACCTCTGCTGGTTTTAGTTAAAAGCTAAAGTATTAAAGTAAAGTAAGCAGTGTGACAGTCTACCCGTTAGTAAAGCTTATTAGGAGGAATTGCAGAAATCTCAAACGCATGTTAACAAATTATCAATGCTCTGATTTCATAAACATAGAAGTACATTTAATAGATTAGCTCCAGAGAAAGGGCTATTGAGGAATAGTTGGCTGAACATTTTAATTCTATCATTCGCTCACCTTTAtgacattccaaacctgtatgactttcttctgctgaacacaaaagattttattttaaaaatgttggtaacataTTAATTATGCttaacattgaaaaaaagaaagaaaaaaaagacagaaccatttctttcaaaatatcttcttttagaaTTCCAAAGAAAACTGATGCAGGTTTGGAAccatatgattttcttttttttcttttttttttctgggtgaaCTGTACATTGCATTATCTGGGTGCTCCTTTCTTTCTGTCAAATTTAAGTTTGTgtgtttgcatccttcttttgttttcttaacttttcattttcccacCTGTCTGATTTTAGCTCTCGAATAAACACAACATTAATTTCTCCCtcctccttttctctttctttgttttaGTCTGTCCACAGCCAGTGTCAGTGATTATTACAGCTTTGGTTATGTACCATGAGCATTTCAAGGGCAAAGattgtatttacaataaaatggattaagttaaattaactaaaatgaaaacctgCACAGATAATTAAATCCAAGACTACATACTATAATCTGAAATTAACCCCTAATTAAAATTACTCAGtcattaatattacatatttttatatttaattatgatCATGTTATCAGTTAAATATGTATTTGCTGAACATCTGGACATATgtcaccctggaccacaaaagctggggtatatttttagcaatagccaaaaaaaaaaaaaacattgtatgggtcaaaattatcgatttttcttttatgccaaaaatcattaggacattaaggaaagatcatattccatgaagatattttgtaaatttcctaccataaatatataaaaacataatttttgattagtaatatgcatagctaagaattaatttggacaattttataGACGATTTTCTAagtaattctatttttttttttttttttttgcacactcaaattccagattttccgatagttgtatctcagcaaaATATTGTACGATcccaataaaccatacatcaatggaaagcttatttattcagctttcagaagatgtatacatctcaatttcaaaaatgtacacttaagactggttttgtgttccaggttcacatatagaatagaatagaatagaatagaatagaatagaataatgaaaaacacatactttgtaaCTTGTTAGATTTGTAACTTAGAAATTGTATCCCTAAAATGCAATGGAATGCATACCTTACACCATCACATATCAGTTTTACATGTTGAACTATGTCTTTTATCTTGATGTTATATTTAGTGTTTCTGGACGAGCCATTTAAGCAGCGTTTACATTACTGAACAGAAACCCAATGTTTAGATCATGTCATGATGTGTTCATTATTTCCTCATTTCTTTCGGAATGCATCAAATGCTAATTTGAAAACGTCTTTGTGCACATCACCTTGCATTCATGATCTGAGATCTCAGAGATTCTCAGGTGCTCTGTGGCCTTTGCTACAGTTTGTTTCTGATCTCTGCTCTGGTTTCCTCTACCCATCAGGTTCGGCCACTCTGCACGCATGGCAGCAGCTCGCTCAGCCCCACCTGGGCGGCATCCTGGATACGCGGCCGGGCGTGGTGACCAAGGGCTTTCGAACACTGGAGCTGGACCTGGAAGGGGTGTACCAATTCACTGACCTGGAGGAAGATGAGCCAGGACGGCGTTCCCCTGCCACCTCTACCTCTTGCCTGGGCTCTCTGCCTTGTTCACCTGCTTTGCGACGACCTTTTGCCAACAATCCTGATAACCAGGATGAGCAGCTCAGTAAAAATGGAGGGAACCCTGGAGTGGGGTCAGACCAAATGGAAGCTGTAGATGAGGAGGTCTTATCTGGTGAGGGACCCTCATAACCCCACTAACCCTCTGGACAGGCTTAGGGGGAGGGAACATAAAGCCTCACTATAAAACAGACAATGCCCTAGTGGAGAACCCATAAGCCCCTGTTGTATTGTGCCTGTGAAGGTCTAGGACAAGCTGGTTCTCTCCTTGTTCAGCTGCAGGCACACACCCACTGCACATCATCCACTCACCCTGAAGACAGCTGCCATAATCTTTTGAgtacagtcatttttttattattttactctcATTCTTCCTGTCAGTCATCTATCTGGTTCCCGTACTGAAAAAAAATGAGAATTGAGGCATTGGGAATTCTGGAATAGGGGTTGAAAAagactttaaatattaataaataaaaaataaaataatactaaataatatttttctatcaAAACTGAAATCTTTTGCAATTTAACTTGAATTAATTACTATATaaagtttaataatataattaaataacataatataatgttataattatatttatataccctttacatataaaattataCTTATATACGGCATGTATGGTATTATGGTATTATATAATGGGCAGTCTGAATTATCAGACCCAGACATGGTCTTTACAGGCTTTCATTCattgatattatataaaattgGTAGGTCTACTCTAAAATACCAATActtactaccgtatttttcggactataagtcgcacctgagtataagtcgcatcagtccaaaaatacgtcatgatgagggaaaaaaaaacatataagtcgcactggactatatataagtcacatttatttagaaccaagagaaaacattaccgtctaccgccacgagagggcgctctatgtcttcagtgtagactacaggagcatagAGCGccttctcgcggctgtagacggtaatgttttctcttagttcatttctctcggttcatgtcaaattaattttgataaataagtcgcacctgactataagtcgcaggaccaaactatgaaaaaaagtgtgacttatagtccggaaaatacggtaatatgaGTGTAATAATAaggtatatttattattagcttCTAGACTCAATTCTCATTTTCAGCACTAGTTAATTTCCTAAAGACTGCTCTCAATCTATCTTCTTATCTTCATTACGAGAGTACcctgagggggaaaaaacacatttatttactcactctctccACACATTTCTCCCCTGATAAACCTGTATGTGAGCACagagtgtgattttttttttttttaaactaaactgcacaacacaacacacatacacatcccTGGATGCATTTAACACACATCATCACACATTCCCCCCAGCATGTAACTAGCATCCAGCTGGAGTTCTGAGTGTGTTCAAAGGATAATGTTACAGAGTTCTATTAAAGACATGGAGGTGTGAGCCACAGTCATGTGAGTGAACAGATTCTAACGTCACTGGAAAGAGTTCACATTGACAccacatgtacacaaacacactccacaTGCTTTCAAAGTCAGGCTTGTCAAATACACAAACACCGAAAGCCACATTTTAGAGTTTTATACATAATGCTCACATACTTTCTGTGAATATCAGGGCTTGAGTACACTTGTAAATAATTAAGATCATACAAAcaattgtttgcttttgttttcatttcgtttttgtttggtttgctttggggtgaactatccctttaatgacaaatGACAACTTTCTGCAGAGAATTATTGAAACACAATGCCAGCTCCTGTATATAATATGTTCTAGCTTGTCTGTAGTAACCAAATTCATAATTTGATCTTCCTTCCTTCCCACTGTTCTCTCCTGCTGTGTGAAGCTATTTAAAACTGCATCAGGATGAATCTTACCATTTAAACGTTGGTTTGCACaggtatgtaaatgtaaagactCTAAATCTGCAGTCTCATTTTTAAGCACAGTAATAGAGTGCATTATGCCACATTACATTGCATTAGGTCTCCTCAGATCCTGAAGCAGTTTTAACTTCCTCTGTGAGTTCCCAAGTGTGTTTATGGTGTTGTGTACTGATGTCTGCTCTCTTGTTCTCCCCAGTTCATTTCCCTGGTAAATGTATGTCTCACACCAGCTCCACATACACCTTCACCACCTGCAGGATCCTGCACCCTTCAGATGAACTCACCAGAGTCACACCCAGGTAAAAACTCTGTCCGTCTTAAAAACGTGTTAGTATACATTATTTTATGGATAATATCAAACCTTTTTGGCTATTGCACTCAGtcaaaaatatgtgcaaaaatcgTACCTTTAGGATTAAAGCTTGTCACTAGAGCAAtaccttcatatatatatatatatatccccaaaAGGTACTATTATTAATCTTTtgggggtaaataaggtacaggTAAGAGTTTTAATGGTACTTCATCAAGATGTTAAACacttaaatgtacaatttttgcacattttttgtgagagtgtatgtgacaaatatatttaaaaaaaaaacacaatgttcaGGCATAATTTGAGCAAGAAATCTAATCCTTTATGAAATCTGTGGGCTTCCAAATCAGGCCACTTAAGCAGGAAGAAGCAACCATTGGAACCCTGATACAACAAGTGGGACACCCTATGGTTTATTGTACAGTCTTAAATCTGTATTAAGAATTTCAGACGAATAGCTTGTCTCTATAGCAAGCATACTGTACAGCTTTGTAACTTGCTCTCTGCAGGTCATATGACGAGGATGATGATGAGGCTCTCTATCATGTAGTTCTGGTGGAGGGCTTAGAGCATACTCACTGAGCAgagccccctgggggtgaggagTAGTAGCATGGCTAGCCTAGTACTGATTAAACCTTGTGTCATGGGAGTGTGCTATTCTCACTATGATAAACACATACCAATCTAATGTTCTAACTGGAtgcattgtaaaaatgtaaagcagAGTGCATGATAACGGAGCCATGATATCTAATCAaacaacataataatatataaatgcagtGAGGTTTGATGTCAACAGGCTGTTAATCTATAACCAAAAGAATTTGTATCCAAAATGATAATGCATGAATGCCATTGAATTTAACATattagcttattattattattttttttaatagaacaaTGGCATTCCTGTTGCTAACATGTAAGGGTCATGGGTTCGATTTTTTAGGCAATGcatgaaattagaaaaaaatattatctttttatgtaactcaagtcactttttatgtatttgtaaaatatgtcAATTTAATTGTATTCACAAAGTTTTCAATGCACAGTTTGACATGTGGCTTATGTAACGTGATACGTGAAACTAATGtagtgtttctttttcagtcttttGTCAGGTCCATCACTGGCTTcctgtgtgatgtcacacagcAGTCTGCGCTCCACCCCTGTGTCCACCCCCTGCACGCCTCGTCGCCTCAGCCTGGCGGAGAGTTTCACCAACCTCCGCGACTCAACCAAGACCACCAGTACCTCTCTGGGACTAGTGCGCCTCCTACAGGAGAGAGGTATATCTGCTGCTGTCTATAACCCTCTCAGTTGGGACAGGGTGGATCGAGCCCCTCCAACAGACCCCTGTTCATCACACACTGCCACCCCCACGCACACTTGCCTGGACACTCTCCCCTCCACCCCTCCAAACTCCCCCAGCAAAACCAAACCCACCAGTCATGTGTTCCCTGTAGACTACAGCCCATCAGACCCCCCGTATGAAACCTTCCTGGCTTCACGGCCAGCCAGCTCGATTCTGAAGGAAGTGCTGGAGGCAGACAAAAGGGCTCGGACAGACATACAGTGTCAGACTGAAGTTAGTGTGCAGAACTTGAGACTGGTGGACAAGGTGAAGAAGTTTAGCCTGGCTCCCAGAACTTTGACCCCAGGGATGGGAAGGCCGGGACCGCCATTTAGATCCCACGCTGTTGTAACTTCCCCTATGGGGGGACTGCCAGTGCTGAACTCAGGGATGAGAAGAAACCGCAGTTACCCAGCTATGGTTGGGGCTAGTATGGCTATGAAGGGCCCGGGGCCCCCCAGTGAGGACGTGATGTTGGCCCCTGGGCCACCCAGACGAACTAGCCTCAATGAAAAGTGAATGTTGCCTCTCTGTTGTCCccttttgctttcatttatttgtaatatgcattgatacAGTATATCATCCCTGTGACAACTTGAGTGCCTGTTATCAAGATGATATTTGTATAGATTATTTTGCTATAACAACATATTTTATCTATTTCTCTGTCCATCTGACCAGCATTCAAGAACAATTCATTCAGCATTGTCACATACTGTATCTTGGTATATTCCAAGCGTTTGtcattgtgtgaaaaaaaaactaatggaattTGCACTTGATAGCTGCAAAACAATGTAGCATATAAACAGAGCAGAAAATTCATACCCccaaattacttttaatttaagcACTTTTTTTAATCTACTCAAGGATAAAAGAATAAGCAAGAAAGTGTATTTTTTGTCATTGTTAATCTTccaatttaacatttcaaaattgtTTCATTTCGTGATGTTAGCAAGAGCACTAATAGCACCTTAATGCTAATGGTAGCCTAGACAATGAAGTtatatcatttataattatttttaggtCAGAATTTACTTTTGAATGGCCATGTTGTAGCACTTTATATCAGCCCCTTTAGTGTGCCAGAAAtctgtaaaacatggttttattagAACAAATACCATCACAGAATCCTTTTCCATATAGTCCagctaataaaataaagacagtgTAAAAGGcttattaatgcattatataaaaataattatattgtaataCCAGAGTTCAATATCGCGACTCTCAATAGGCGCTGACATGAATTAGTGATAATTTGCACATTAGCACAAACTCTGTTTTACATCCTCATAAGTCGACTGACTGAAATActtcagagagaaacagagaccaCGGGCCTGTGAAGGTGCTGCATGGAGAATTGCAGCAAGTTTGAACTTGAAACACAATCATGTTCATGTTAAGACATCTTTTAATGACGTTTTGTTGAGACCAATATTATTTATAGGTGTGGATGTACATGCCATTTGGAATTGCAGTATCGAAGGCTTTATACAATTTCATTGTTCAAAAGTATGTCaggttcaaatgaaaaaaaaaaaaaactgtactcttGCTGTGGTTTTGGAACCTACTGACTGATGTGTGTCATATGTAAAGCAagtgaaatatgtattttgtaaGCTTTAAAGATAGTGCCTGatatatgtattgttttttttgtttttttttgtttttttttggacagactgtataataatgtcttcATCTGTCACAGTATGCAATGACATAAATACTGTAACTATGTGTTATGTTGACTTCCCAATGCAGATATTTGAAggatatattatatttgttgtatTGCAGAAGAAGCACATACAGTTGAAAGTGCATGAGCCGTTCTGCTCAGGtgtaaaagtgtgtttgtgtgtgtgctgtatgtgtgtgtatgggcACATTTAATTAGAATGACCTTCACTGAATGTGTTTCAGAACTACAGAGGTTTCTGCCTTGACTGAACATTGATTTCAATGGTGTTTATTTAATCAGATTACCGATGGGCCGTTTTACTTGTATATTGCAAACGATAAATATttgcaatatacaatatacatgctaactttttatatataaaaaaagaaaaaagaaactactgtaaactgtgtgtgtgtgtttggggggggggggggggggggggttaaaatcAGTGAAAAGTGGGTTTCAGAAGCTCCTCTTTGCAGAAGATCAATAAACCAGTTGTGATTAATttgtaaatagttttattttgcaCCAGTAATAATGTTTTAAGGTGTTTGTTCAACTATATGACAATAATTATCATTGACATTTTCATTATTCTT includes these proteins:
- the LOC113060093 gene encoding trafficking kinesin-binding protein 1-like isoform X3, with the protein product MALTLDHSNEEYFEFDSSSEVLEISTSSYISSNSADDEEDVEPFTLEEVLCADRVGQMTKTYNDIDAVTRLLEEKERDLELAARIGQSLLKKNKTLSERNTLLEEQVEHIREEVSQLRHDLSMKDELLQFYTSAAEESDGESASTTPIRRTDSSFTVPNYLPLDSLQKKLFDLEEENIVLRSEANHLETETISFEEKEQQLVNDCVKELRDANIQISTIAEELARKTEDASRQQEEITHLLSQIVDLQKKAKSYALENEELTQHLGAAKDAQRALTAELRELEDKYVECMEMLHEAQEELKNFRNKTLPLSTPRRFHSLGLFPMDSLAAEIEGTMRKEIHLSDPDVEEQRLYPKRVFETVRNINQTVRQRSMGPSPMNIPGSNQTSCMNSRHPSCLSTPRSSMYGGDGVEMDNRTNSMLMETLSHQDSSDDSNRKPGMPGTPGSRDLEAALRRLSLRRDNYISEQRFFEEERERKLNALAEEKSELYEERHGGSGSEDGGPLTPAESIMSLGTLHSVYSIYSTRSYLPEKLQIVKPLEGSATLHAWQQLAQPHLGGILDTRPGVVTKGFRTLELDLEGVYQFTDLEEDEPGRRSPATSTSCLGSLPCSPALRRPFANNPDNQDEQLSKNGGNPGVGSDQMEAVDEEVLSVHFPGKCMSHTSSTYTFTTCRILHPSDELTRVTPSLLSGPSLASCVMSHSSLRSTPVSTPCTPRRLSLAESFTNLRDSTKTTSTSLGLVRLLQERGISAAVYNPLSWDRVDRAPPTDPCSSHTATPTHTCLDTLPSTPPNSPSKTKPTSHVFPVDYSPSDPPYETFLASRPASSILKEVLEADKRARTDIQCQTEVSVQNLRLVDKVKKFSLAPRTLTPGMGRPGPPFRSHAVVTSPMGGLPVLNSGMRRNRSYPAMVGASMAMKGPGPPSEDVMLAPGPPRRTSLNEK